GCAGCGGCTTTGACCTTTTTGGCAGCACGAGCCCATCAGCCACCTGTTGCTCTCCTTCTCGTCTATATAGTCTATAGATCAGATGAGGTTGCAATCGCATGATTTTGGAGAGAATGGCAGCAGCTGGAGAGGAGGTGAAGTTGGTGGGTGGATGGGCAAGCCCCTTTGTGCTCAGGGTGCGGATCGCCCTCCACCTCAAGGGGGCGGGCTACGAGTACTTGCAAGAGCAGCACGGGAAAAAGAGCGAGCTGCTCCTCAAGTCTAACCCTGTCTACAAGAAGATCCCCGTCCTCATCCACAATGGCAAGCCCATTTGCGAGTCCATGCACATTGTTGAGTACGTCGATGAGGTATGGGCCAGTGCAGGGCCTTCCATCCTCCCCGCTGTCACGCTctgaacccagcacccgggtccggtacgcgaccgaccgcatgagccctagagtagTGCCtgaaagatcatgcaaggcctatgattaacaaaaatttcaataaatccgcaagaaattgataattcaaatagacaaattcgacatgtccaaataaacaaattagttcaattacaagatcttcaaaggttcatcaacatcaaagaaggataaacaaactaactaactaatgactctggtacttgcactctgcgcccatcccatccaaatctatgcatcctgcaactctggtaaagaaaaaaaaagaagaagagggggtgagctttatagcccagtaagaatccctacacatccacaccaatacaataataatatagatttgaaaatcacgacaaatcgatgcacatttcatgaaatcataaccAGTTTCCAAAAGACTCaaaatcaatataagtatgtacatcaacatcaatgaaagtccagTCACACAGGAATaatatagcatatgatagctcataaatcttcattactgttttcaatgctttttcttttcattctaaattaacttgatccggatcaattatctttccgactttgggctacatctcggtcacgtttccggcccgtgacggggcaatcgatagtatcacatttccagcctgtgatggggcagtcgatggtatcacatttccagcctgtgacagggcaatcgatagtatcacatttccagcctatgacggggcaatcgataatatcacatttccagcctgtgatggggcaatcaatactAACGAAATAAGCCCAAAGTTCCTACTCATTTAACCAATTCACAtacacacatcaattcctttttccatcttatattcgacctagactaaccatggtcacgtttccggcccgtgacaaggcaaccaatataacatggttagtccataccaccacatTCATAAATTCAATTATGTAGGTATAagatatacacatacatgcatccatcaCACTACCAATCACAAActaacacgatcaaaatataataaaatataaaactattttgctttgtctggatcatagcatatcaaacatatatgatgtaaaaatatttatatcatgcaggattggcgtacaaggattcttaccctTTATTGACAAACTCAGACAGACTAATCACCCGTCCTTACGGCGATCTAGGAATTGGGATGCGCAGGACTCCGCTCAGCGTCCTCTCGTGCAATAGATTGTTCTGCTACATAATCaagtaaatattaaaatttactcAGGATAAATGACAACCCAGAACCATCAAAACACTAATCTCCCCGGATCTaagtttagagagagagaacccAACCTAGAgataaactagagagagaaggaaatatAATAAGAGAAAAGGAATGGGAAgcccctttctctttctctcttcttccttcttcccgacgAAAAGGGGAGAAGAGGGTTCGGCAGCAGGTGGCCCGCGGCCGGCGACGCCCCACGGTCGTCGGCCTGTGGCGGTGCCGGCGGTGCCACGCCCGGCGACGGCCGGTCGgaacgagagagagaagaaggccGAACAGGGCTCGGCTTCTCCTTCAATCCGGCGACTTCCTGGCTACATTCCCAAAAAGGTAATGGCCAAAaatgatggaggaggaggagaaggtgcTCACCTTGCCCCCGGCGAGGTTCTCCCGACCGGATCGACGGCGAACGGTCCGATCCCTCCCGCGGCAAGGTAGAACTCCAatctcccttctcttttttttttttttttttgtatgtggaAGGGCCctcggttgatgccctagggaaagaaagggaggaaatctcCCTGATTTGGTAGGGTTTTATCACCCTATAACCTCCCCTCCGATGGATTCGGAAGGAGGGGAGAAGAGTTtgaaaacaggggagggagccaATCGGGAGTCTCCCTCCCCGGTTTCTCATGTGTTGGGCTGCCTCGCTTGGAGGCCGGCTCAAACCACATGCGGGCCTTACACCCGCCGACCCCTATAAGCGCGCGATCTCTCGCTTCTGGGCTGCATACATCGACGACAAGGTACAACTGATCCAAGCCAAATTTGTAGTTTTTACGAAAAGCCAAGAAATTTGCCAGCTTCATTTGACAGCATGCCGTGCTGTTTATTTTGGGCGAAATTGGGTGACTGGATATATGCTCTCGTAGATAGTAAGGAGTCCGGATTAGCAATTTTACAGGATATTCAAAGATTTTGTAGTAAAGTTTTTAAATCTGACCAACAAAACGTAATTTATTAGTATAGTGGatgcaaataaatatattatttttcatgtttcttGCTTTGTCATAGCTTCCATCGGCAGTCCGGATCTTGATAGGAGCGCTTGAAGGGAGCAAGGAACAAGCAATAGAACAAATATTCACCACCGTCCAACTGCTGGAAGATGCTTTCACGAAATGTTGCAAAGGGAAAAAATTCTTCGGCGGGGAGACTATTGGCTACATCGATATCGCCTTTGGTAGCTGGTTGGGGTGGCTAAAGGCAGTTGAGAAGATGTTCGGCATCAAATTTTTTGACGGAGAAAAGTTACCTCTTTTGTTTGGATGGGCGGAGCGTTTCTGGTCCAACGATGCCGTGGTCGTTATTATGCCACAGGTCGATATGTTGATAGAATACAGCAAGgcttttgaaaaaaagaatTGAGCATGGTTCTAGCAGCCGTATATGCGACCCTGCAGAAAGCACTACTCTGTTTTATTCAGTGGGAAAGCTTGAGCCCTGAGGAAAACAAAGACAGCTACCAATTACTGCGGGATCTTCTTGGCCCTATTCTATTGAGTTTATATCTCTGCAACTTCTTGTTCTCCTCTGTTCTTGGTTGTAACCTGTTGCTTTCATTTTGTTCACCTCTGTTTTTGGTGGTTCTGTGGCACCGCAACATGTTA
Above is a genomic segment from Phoenix dactylifera cultivar Barhee BC4 chromosome 2, palm_55x_up_171113_PBpolish2nd_filt_p, whole genome shotgun sequence containing:
- the LOC103697454 gene encoding glutathione S-transferase U18-like isoform X2 produces the protein MAAAGEEVKLVGGWASPFVLRVRIALHLKGAGYEYLQEQHGKKSELLLKSNPVYKKIPVLIHNGKPICESMHIVEYVDEVWASRLKPHAGLTPADPYKRAISRFWAAYIDDKLPSAVRILIGALEGSKEQAIEQIFTTVQLLEDAFTKCCKGKKFFGGETIGYIDIAFGSWLGWLKAVEKMFGIKFFDGEKLPLLFGWAERFWSNDAVVVIMPQVDMLIEYSKAFEKKN
- the LOC103697454 gene encoding glutathione S-transferase U18-like isoform X1, with the protein product MGSPFLFLSSSFFPTKRGEEGSAAGGPRPATPHGRRPVAVPAVPRPATAGRNEREKKAEQGSASPSIRRLPGYIPKKLPSAVRILIGALEGSKEQAIEQIFTTVQLLEDAFTKCCKGKKFFGGETIGYIDIAFGSWLGWLKAVEKMFGIKFFDGEKLPLLFGWAERFWSNDAVVVIMPQVDMLIEYSKAFEKKN